From Leopardus geoffroyi isolate Oge1 chromosome B4, O.geoffroyi_Oge1_pat1.0, whole genome shotgun sequence, a single genomic window includes:
- the RTCB gene encoding RNA-splicing ligase RtcB homolog, with product MSRSYNDELQFLEKINKNCWRIKKGFVPNMQVEGVFYVNDALEKLMFEELRNACRGGGVGGFLPAMKQIGNVAALPGIVHRSIGLPDVHSGYGFAIGNMAAFDMNDPEAVVSPGGVGFDINCGVRLLRTNLDESDVQPVKEQLAQAMFDHIPVGVGSKGVIPMNAKDLEEALEMGVDWSLREGYAWAEDKEHCEEYGRMLQADPNKVSARAKKRGLPQLGTLGAGNHYAEIQVVDEIFNEYAAKKMGIDHKGQVCVMIHSGSRGLGHQVATDALVAMEKAMKRDKIIVNDRQLACARIASPEGQDYLKGMAAAGNYAWVNRSSMTFLTRQAFAKVFNTTPDDLDLHVIYDVSHNIAKVEQHVVDGKERTLLVHRKGSTRAFPPHHPLIAVDYQLTGQPVLIGGTMGTCSYVLTGTEQGMTETFGTTCHGAGRALSRAKSRRNLDFQDVLDKLADMGIAIRVASPKLVMEEAPESYKNVTDVVNTCHDAGISKKAIKLRPIAVIKG from the exons AAATGCCTGTCGAGGTGGTG GTGTTGGTGGCTTCCTGCCAGCCATGAAACAAATTGGCAATGTGGCAGCCCTGCCTGGGATTGTTCAT CGATCTATCGGGCTTCCTGATGTCCACTCAGGTTATGGGTTTGCTATTGGGAACATGGCAGCCTTTGATATGAATGACCCCGAAGCAGTGGTATCCCCAG gCGGTGTCGGATTTGACATCAACTGCGGTGTCCGCTTGCTCAGAACCAATTTAGATGAAAGCGATGTCCAGCCAGTGAAGGAGCAGCTTGCCCAGGCTATGTTTGACCACATTCCTGTTGGGGTGGGATCAAAAGGTGTCATCCCCATGAATGCCAA AGACTTGGAGGAGGCCTTGGAGATGGGTGTGGACTGGTCCCTGAGGGAAGGCTACGCCTGGGCTGAAGACAAGGAGCACTGTGAGGAGTACGGAAGGATGTTGCAGGCCGATCCCAATAAGGTCTCCGCAAGGGCTAAGAAAAGAGGCCTTCCTCAG TTGGGGACCCTGGGAGCAGGAAACCACTATGCAGAAATCCAGGTTGTGGATGAGATTTTCAATGAGTACGCTGCTAAGAAAATGGGCATTGACCATAAGGGACAGGTGTGTGTGATGATCCACAGCGGAAGCAGAGGCTTGGGCCACCAAGTAGCCACAG ATGCACTGGTTGCTATGGAAAAAGCCATGAAGAGAGACAAGATCATAGTCAACGACCGGCAGTTGGCTTGTGCTCGGATCGCTTCTCCAGAGGGTCAGGACTACCTGAAGGGAATGGCAGCTGCTGGGAACTATGCCTGGGTCAACCGCTCTTCCATGACCTTCTTAACCCGTCAG GCTTTTGCCAAGGTCTTCAACACAACTCCTGATGACTTGGACCTACACGTGATCTATGATGTTTCTCACAATATTGCCAAAGTCGAACAGCACGTGGTGGATGGAAAGGAACGGACACTGTTGGTGCACAGGAAGGGATCCACCCGAGCTTTTCCTCCTCACCATCCCCTTATTGCTGTTGATTACCAA CTCACTGGACAACCAGTGCTCATTGGTGGCACCATGGGCACCTGTAGTTACGTTCTTACTGGCACTGAACAGGGCATGACTGAGACCTTCGGAACAACTTGTCATGGAGCg GGCCGTGCATTATCCCGAGCAAAATCTCGACGTAATTTAGATTTCCAGGATGTCTTGGACAAACTGGCAGATATGGGAATCGCAATCCGCGTTGCCTCGCCCAAACTGGTTATGGAAGAG GCTCCTGAGTCCTACAAGAATGTGACCGACGTGGTGAACACCTGCCATGATGCTGGGATCAGCAAGAAGGCCATTAAACTGAGACCAATTGCCGTGATCAAAGGATAG